The Candidatus Binataceae bacterium genome has a segment encoding these proteins:
- a CDS encoding methyltransferase domain-containing protein, which produces MKTALDNLVRKTIDRAEHCSGWLRKWQRIEPLGEPVKLNLGSGLYVAPGWINIDGSIKTLFVKMPRSVLNVALPLTNVRADFSPDEFTNLVREHRFVFHNLKYGIPLADSSVDFIFCSHMLHHLYRDDALALLREAVRVLKHNGTMRIAVPDLEYIVALYREGKREQALEYFFYPKKPRGDLYRRAYQYDFVLLKALMEEAGVRNVRRCNFREGRVPDLDRLDRMPEETLFAEGEG; this is translated from the coding sequence ATGAAGACAGCACTGGATAACTTAGTGCGTAAGACGATAGATCGTGCGGAGCATTGTTCTGGTTGGCTGCGCAAATGGCAGCGAATCGAGCCGTTGGGCGAACCGGTCAAGCTCAATCTAGGCAGCGGGCTTTATGTCGCGCCCGGATGGATCAATATCGATGGCAGTATAAAGACGCTGTTCGTGAAAATGCCGCGGTCCGTGCTAAATGTAGCGCTTCCACTGACAAACGTTAGAGCTGATTTTTCCCCCGACGAGTTCACGAATCTGGTGCGTGAGCATCGGTTTGTCTTTCACAACCTGAAATATGGCATACCTCTCGCGGACTCTTCCGTCGATTTCATTTTTTGTTCCCACATGCTGCATCACCTCTATCGTGATGACGCTTTGGCGCTTCTCCGAGAGGCCGTCCGAGTTCTGAAACATAACGGCACTATGAGAATTGCCGTCCCCGATCTCGAATACATCGTCGCCCTGTATCGCGAGGGAAAGCGCGAGCAAGCCCTGGAGTATTTTTTCTATCCGAAGAAACCGAGAGGTGACTTATACAGGCGCGCTTACCAATATGATTTCGTACTTTTGAAGGCCTTGATGGAAGAGGCCGGCGTCAGAAACGTGCGCCGCTGCAACTTTCGCGAAGGCCGAGTCCCCGACCTGGATCGGCTCGATCGCATGCCCGAGGAGACTTTGTTCGCGGAGGGAGAGGGTTAA
- a CDS encoding O-antigen ligase family protein: MSTSSEPVLFHDLFQPRATTRTTSAVFASAAALLLLVALENHAASVLILCTVIAAVLVIYGVTYTAHHHEWLVFPLALIGLSVQTPFFGDQTLRAGFHYVALALFCLPTLPFVLRSGILRTGGFRIYTLYFAWGAVTIAYSLAPVYSLARLVEAVMVMIAIAACVLEIHEPADVTRLLLRFLLACTIILIMVAATAPILPHDVAWQSPLESYTPNELASMAKAGIIVGGLDRFRGLFDGPNDLGTFMVLVVGLAAACWRTAQRRGRLMLALVIAAAVALDVLADSRSSFVAVALGAGLFAIWRWRFRGFLLCAGISLAIALVMLRSGMFAYVGRDVTTLTGRTDIWDYVIQRIRDQPILGYGYETAGAVFDSRYFPIWWGPWDMGPHSSLHNGYLGHAIGVGIPATALWLYIVLRPWVFALRQREDPWSLKPIFFLIVVPILINNLSEQLLGDFGGGAVALLFGLVWAIAERYRVRTLRQREADRKADLAALPKAVSALLSA; encoded by the coding sequence ATGAGCACTTCCTCCGAACCGGTTCTTTTTCACGACTTGTTCCAGCCGCGAGCGACAACGCGGACGACCTCGGCTGTGTTCGCCTCGGCGGCCGCGCTCCTGCTGCTGGTCGCGCTCGAGAATCACGCCGCCTCCGTCCTGATTCTCTGCACTGTAATCGCGGCCGTGCTCGTGATCTACGGCGTCACATATACCGCGCATCATCATGAATGGCTGGTGTTTCCGCTCGCGCTGATCGGCCTGTCGGTGCAAACCCCCTTCTTTGGCGATCAGACTCTTCGCGCGGGATTTCACTACGTGGCGCTCGCTCTGTTTTGCCTGCCGACCCTTCCGTTCGTGCTTCGGTCAGGAATCCTTCGCACCGGAGGATTCAGAATCTATACGCTTTATTTCGCATGGGGCGCCGTAACGATCGCGTATTCGCTTGCGCCGGTGTATTCGCTCGCCCGTCTCGTCGAAGCGGTCATGGTAATGATTGCGATCGCCGCCTGCGTGCTCGAAATCCATGAACCTGCCGACGTGACGCGGCTTTTGCTCCGGTTTCTGCTGGCCTGCACAATAATCCTGATAATGGTGGCGGCAACCGCGCCGATATTGCCGCACGACGTTGCCTGGCAAAGCCCCCTCGAAAGCTACACACCCAACGAACTGGCCAGCATGGCTAAAGCAGGCATTATCGTGGGCGGACTCGATCGCTTTCGCGGCCTGTTCGATGGACCTAACGACCTCGGCACATTCATGGTCCTGGTGGTCGGCCTCGCGGCCGCATGCTGGCGAACGGCGCAAAGACGCGGCCGCTTGATGCTTGCCCTGGTGATCGCGGCGGCGGTGGCGCTCGACGTGCTCGCGGACTCGCGTTCGTCCTTCGTTGCGGTCGCGCTCGGGGCCGGCCTTTTCGCGATCTGGAGATGGCGTTTCAGGGGATTTCTCCTGTGCGCCGGAATATCGCTCGCAATTGCGCTGGTGATGCTTCGCAGCGGGATGTTCGCCTACGTCGGGCGCGACGTCACCACTCTGACCGGACGCACCGACATCTGGGACTACGTTATTCAAAGGATTCGCGACCAGCCCATCCTGGGCTATGGGTACGAAACGGCGGGTGCCGTGTTCGACAGCAGGTATTTCCCGATCTGGTGGGGACCGTGGGACATGGGACCGCATAGCTCGCTGCACAATGGCTATTTGGGGCACGCGATCGGAGTAGGAATTCCCGCCACTGCGCTGTGGCTATATATCGTGCTGCGGCCGTGGGTCTTCGCCCTCAGGCAGCGAGAGGATCCGTGGAGCCTCAAACCTATATTTTTCCTGATAGTGGTGCCGATACTGATCAACAACCTCTCGGAACAACTGCTGGGCGATTTCGGCGGCGGAGCGGTCGCGCTGCTATTCGGCCTGGTCTGGGCCATCGCAGAGCGTTACCGGGTGCGCACGCTGCGCCAGCGAGAGGCCGATCGGAAGGCCGATCTGGCCGCGCTGCCGAAGGCCGTGAGCGCCTTACTGTCGGCCTAG
- a CDS encoding polysaccharide deacetylase family protein encodes MWDVASHLTPTIAAEAKTSRSPICSDVRAFMTAKRIPIVAYHSILQSGPGACVPEAWNAMDTVAYDLFCAQLDLLSADGWETLQAPALNEPSAWNLGKQQILLTFDDGHDSDLLAAEALAARGFTATFYIPWVNLGRRHFLDQQSVTRLSHEGFRIGSHGMTHCRLKAVSADRLRLELTESKLRLEDLIGLPVTDLAVPFGSYDQRVIDAALNAGYSTIMTSDVKQAVLGSRSKVYPRLPVKSCMTFPDFLTLVRGSAFAVWRWRLLRGLYGRVRRYAGLR; translated from the coding sequence ATGTGGGATGTCGCGTCACATCTGACGCCGACGATTGCGGCCGAAGCAAAGACCTCGCGGTCGCCCATCTGCTCCGATGTGAGGGCGTTCATGACCGCCAAGCGAATTCCGATCGTGGCGTATCACTCGATATTGCAGAGCGGCCCGGGTGCGTGCGTGCCCGAGGCCTGGAACGCTATGGATACCGTCGCCTATGACCTTTTTTGCGCGCAGCTCGATCTTCTTTCTGCCGATGGCTGGGAAACGCTGCAGGCCCCGGCGCTCAACGAACCGAGCGCCTGGAACCTCGGCAAACAACAGATCCTGTTGACCTTCGACGACGGCCACGACAGCGATCTTCTGGCCGCTGAGGCGCTTGCCGCACGAGGGTTCACCGCCACCTTCTACATCCCCTGGGTCAACCTGGGACGACGGCATTTTCTCGATCAACAAAGCGTCACGCGACTCAGCCACGAGGGCTTTAGGATCGGCTCACACGGCATGACCCATTGCCGGCTCAAAGCGGTCAGCGCGGATCGTCTGCGGTTAGAGCTAACCGAGTCGAAACTCCGTCTGGAAGATCTCATTGGGCTGCCAGTGACCGATCTCGCAGTACCGTTCGGCAGCTACGATCAGCGCGTGATCGACGCCGCGCTCAACGCGGGCTACTCGACGATCATGACTTCTGACGTCAAACAGGCGGTGCTCGGTTCGAGAAGCAAAGTCTATCCACGCCTGCCTGTCAAATCCTGCATGACTTTTCCCGACTTTCTGACGCTGGTGCGTGGAAGCGCTTTTGCCGTTTGGCGCTGGCGTCTGCTGAGGGGCCTGTACGGACGAGTAAGGCGTTACGCCGGCTTAAGATGA
- a CDS encoding MCT family MFS transporter, which translates to MSDASSPSTAHHLDLIDSARAWLTVVAGFLACFTLFGVAYSFGAFFKPMAHEFGASREATSAIFSITAGLYFALSPLTGYLSDRFGPRPVVAAGALATGGGVILTALIPRLWYAYFTYSLGVGIGVSCCYVPLVSMIAGWFDRRRNTALGLAVSGIGAGTLTVPPLSGEMIMHLGWRHSYVILGAAAAVLLMLCAGLSKRPPRGPQHVARPRFGEFVRDPNFAVLYLSSALANVATSIPFVFLPVYAREHGISEVAAAALISCIGLTSMLGRAGLGTLADRIGLLRLYQLTVLALGLSYFLWLYAPGYAMLVAFALAMGASYGGYVALNPSVVAELFGVPGMGVVLGTLYTSIAITALFGPPIVGAIIDRTGSYQIGILFTIAATLTGFLVLLLLKPRKVPAGESGTSAALAPSEI; encoded by the coding sequence ATGTCAGACGCCTCAAGCCCTTCTACCGCCCATCATCTCGACCTTATCGATTCGGCCCGCGCCTGGCTGACCGTCGTCGCCGGATTCCTCGCCTGCTTCACGCTCTTCGGCGTGGCCTACAGTTTCGGCGCGTTCTTCAAACCGATGGCGCACGAGTTCGGCGCCTCGCGCGAAGCGACTTCGGCGATTTTCTCGATCACCGCCGGACTCTATTTCGCGCTTAGCCCGCTCACCGGCTATCTCTCCGACCGCTTCGGCCCGCGCCCGGTGGTTGCGGCGGGCGCGCTTGCCACCGGCGGCGGAGTTATCCTGACCGCGCTCATCCCGCGCCTCTGGTACGCCTACTTCACCTATAGCCTGGGCGTCGGTATCGGTGTGTCGTGCTGCTACGTGCCACTGGTCTCGATGATCGCGGGATGGTTCGACCGGCGGCGCAACACGGCTCTGGGCCTCGCGGTTTCGGGAATCGGAGCCGGCACGCTCACGGTCCCGCCGCTCTCGGGCGAGATGATCATGCATCTCGGATGGCGCCACTCGTATGTGATCCTGGGCGCCGCTGCGGCCGTACTGCTGATGCTCTGCGCGGGTCTCTCGAAGCGGCCGCCGCGGGGCCCGCAGCACGTCGCGCGCCCGCGCTTCGGCGAGTTCGTGCGCGATCCCAACTTCGCCGTGCTCTACCTATCTTCGGCGCTGGCCAACGTCGCAACTTCGATTCCGTTCGTCTTTCTCCCGGTGTACGCACGCGAACACGGTATCAGCGAAGTCGCCGCGGCCGCGCTCATCAGCTGTATCGGGCTCACCAGCATGCTGGGCCGCGCCGGGCTGGGCACGCTCGCCGACCGTATCGGCCTCCTAAGGCTCTACCAGTTGACGGTGCTCGCGCTCGGCCTTTCGTACTTCCTCTGGCTCTATGCGCCGGGCTACGCGATGTTGGTCGCCTTCGCGCTCGCGATGGGCGCGAGTTACGGGGGATACGTCGCGCTAAACCCTTCGGTGGTCGCAGAGTTGTTCGGCGTGCCCGGGATGGGCGTGGTGCTCGGCACGCTCTACACCAGTATCGCGATAACCGCGCTTTTCGGACCGCCGATCGTTGGCGCAATCATCGACCGCACCGGCAGCTACCAGATCGGAATCCTGTTCACCATCGCGGCAACGCTCACGGGGTTCCTGGTCCTGCTCCTCTTGAAGCCGCGCAAGGTTCCGGCCGGCGAGAGCGGGACGAGCGCGGCCCTGGCGCCCTCCGAGATTTAG
- a CDS encoding aldo/keto reductase, which yields MEYRNLGKSGLRVSAVGLGCNNFAMKCDAEQTRAIVHRALDEGVTLFDTADIYGNRGGSEELLGKALGNCRREVVVASKFGMVMGDGPYLHGASRRYVMAAAEDSLRRLGTDYIDLYQLHTPDAETPQEETLEALADLVHAGKVRYIGCSNFAAWQLAEALGISRARGLPAYVSAQNEYSLLERTIEHELIPACRHFGVGILPFFPLASGFLTGKYRRGAEPPKGTRMALLERIATRTLTEANFALLEKLETFARERGHTLLELAVGWLVSEPQNSSVISGATSPEQVSQNVKAAQWRLGAEEREAVGKLMQS from the coding sequence GTGGAATACCGCAACCTGGGAAAGTCGGGGCTCAGGGTTTCGGCCGTGGGCCTCGGCTGCAACAATTTCGCAATGAAGTGCGACGCCGAGCAGACCCGCGCGATCGTGCATCGCGCGCTCGACGAGGGCGTCACGCTGTTCGATACCGCCGACATCTACGGCAATCGCGGCGGCTCGGAGGAATTGCTGGGCAAGGCGCTCGGCAACTGCCGGCGCGAGGTCGTCGTCGCGAGCAAGTTCGGGATGGTGATGGGCGATGGGCCGTACCTGCACGGCGCGTCGCGGCGCTACGTGATGGCCGCCGCAGAGGACAGCCTGCGCCGCCTGGGCACGGATTACATCGACCTCTACCAACTTCACACGCCCGACGCCGAAACGCCGCAGGAAGAAACGCTCGAGGCGCTTGCCGACCTGGTGCATGCCGGCAAGGTCCGCTACATCGGATGCAGTAACTTCGCCGCCTGGCAACTAGCCGAGGCGCTGGGAATCTCGCGCGCTCGCGGGCTACCCGCCTATGTCTCGGCGCAAAACGAATACAGCCTGCTCGAGCGCACGATCGAGCACGAACTGATTCCCGCCTGCCGCCACTTCGGCGTGGGCATCCTGCCATTTTTTCCGCTGGCGAGCGGGTTTCTCACCGGCAAATACCGCCGCGGCGCCGAGCCGCCCAAGGGCACGCGGATGGCCCTGCTCGAGCGGATCGCGACGCGCACGCTGACCGAGGCGAACTTCGCTCTGCTGGAGAAGCTCGAGACCTTCGCGCGCGAGCGCGGCCATACGCTGCTCGAGCTTGCGGTCGGATGGCTCGTGTCGGAACCGCAGAACTCGAGCGTGATCAGCGGCGCCACCAGCCCCGAGCAGGTGAGCCAGAACGTCAAGGCCGCGCAGTGGAGGCTCGGCGCCGAGGAGCGCGAGGCGGTCGGCAAACTCATGCAGAGCTGA
- a CDS encoding acetamidase/formamidase family protein, translated as MKSVKINYGVACAAEPSKGHNRWHCDIPPAVEAEPGEEVELETRDALDGQVTPATAAADLLKVNLDVVHPLTGPVFVKGAELGDLLEVDIRELKPADWGFTVQMPGFGFLRDEFPDPYIVKWKIADGWATSAELPGVRLRDGSFMGTIGVAPSEELRREMLRREEHLRERGGFVLPPEAKGAVPAREPVASEGLRTIPPRENGGNLDIKQLSAGARLLLPVFVAGALFSVGDAHFAQGDGESCGTAIEMSASVLVKFALRKGEAARHKIRFPRFERDDYFLPPELAAPKRFLATMGMCIRDGVNESENATMAAHHALMNMIALLGERGWSRQQAYAICSVAVDLRLSEVVDVPNFIVSALLPLAIFDK; from the coding sequence ATGAAAAGCGTAAAAATCAACTATGGCGTCGCATGCGCGGCGGAACCTTCAAAGGGCCACAATCGATGGCATTGCGATATCCCGCCCGCGGTTGAAGCCGAACCCGGCGAGGAGGTCGAGCTCGAAACCAGGGACGCGCTCGACGGCCAGGTCACGCCGGCGACCGCCGCCGCCGATCTGCTCAAGGTCAACCTCGACGTAGTGCATCCGCTCACCGGGCCGGTATTCGTCAAAGGCGCGGAGCTGGGCGACCTGCTTGAAGTGGACATCCGCGAGCTCAAACCCGCCGACTGGGGCTTTACGGTCCAGATGCCCGGCTTCGGCTTTCTGCGCGACGAGTTTCCCGACCCCTACATCGTCAAGTGGAAGATCGCCGATGGCTGGGCCACGTCGGCCGAGCTTCCCGGAGTCCGCTTGCGGGACGGTTCGTTCATGGGCACGATCGGCGTTGCGCCATCGGAAGAGCTGCGGCGCGAGATGCTGCGGCGCGAAGAGCATCTGCGCGAGCGCGGCGGCTTTGTCCTGCCGCCGGAGGCGAAAGGGGCGGTGCCTGCGCGAGAGCCGGTCGCGTCGGAAGGGCTGCGCACGATTCCGCCGCGCGAGAACGGCGGCAATCTCGATATCAAGCAGTTGAGCGCGGGCGCGCGGCTGCTCTTGCCGGTGTTCGTTGCGGGCGCGCTCTTTTCGGTCGGCGACGCACACTTTGCCCAGGGCGACGGCGAGTCCTGCGGCACCGCGATCGAGATGTCCGCGTCGGTGCTGGTGAAGTTCGCGCTGCGCAAGGGCGAGGCGGCCCGCCACAAGATCCGCTTCCCGCGCTTCGAGCGCGACGACTATTTCTTGCCGCCGGAACTCGCCGCGCCGAAGCGCTTTCTCGCGACCATGGGGATGTGCATCCGCGACGGCGTCAACGAATCGGAAAACGCGACCATGGCGGCGCATCACGCGTTGATGAACATGATCGCGCTGCTGGGGGAACGCGGATGGAGCCGCCAGCAGGCCTATGCCATCTGCAGCGTGGCGGTCGATCTGCGGCTTAGCGAAGTGGTGGACGTGCCCAACTTTATCGTGTCGGCGCTGCTTCCGCTGGCCATTTTCGACAAGTAA
- a CDS encoding UDP-2,3-diacylglucosamine diphosphatase produces the protein MEGVGLDRFPSSGWAQWLTRAAAPPAASITYYRSIWISDLHLGTLRCKAELLHDFLRHHRADNLYLVGDIVDGWVLGPSWYWSEAQTAVVEEIAEWHRRGARVVFLPGNHDEFSAELVQSFFGPIAVTNELIHRTAEGRRMLVIHGHQFDGSLNPNRWFVRMGHQAYLTALRVDRWYNGDGRLRRARKGPLSSYLKGGVKKAVEYLTDFSDRAVSETARKHKADGVICGHVHRPEQRLIGPIWYINDGDWVHSCTAVAEDRNGVLALLRWDRGHGRQAASDSLAEAALS, from the coding sequence ATGGAAGGGGTCGGGCTAGACCGTTTCCCCTCGTCGGGGTGGGCACAATGGCTCACCCGCGCCGCTGCGCCGCCCGCGGCGTCAATCACCTATTATCGCTCGATCTGGATTTCGGACCTGCATCTCGGGACGCTCCGCTGCAAGGCCGAACTGCTCCACGATTTCCTGCGCCATCATCGGGCCGACAATCTCTACCTGGTGGGCGACATCGTCGACGGCTGGGTGCTCGGCCCCTCATGGTATTGGAGCGAGGCGCAAACGGCGGTGGTCGAGGAGATAGCCGAATGGCATCGGCGTGGCGCGCGGGTCGTATTTCTGCCGGGCAACCACGACGAGTTCAGCGCCGAACTGGTGCAATCCTTCTTCGGTCCCATTGCGGTAACGAACGAGCTGATTCATCGGACCGCCGAGGGTCGCCGGATGCTCGTGATCCACGGCCATCAGTTCGACGGCTCGCTCAATCCCAATCGATGGTTCGTGCGGATGGGCCATCAGGCCTATCTGACCGCGCTGCGCGTGGACCGCTGGTATAACGGCGATGGCCGCCTGCGGCGCGCGCGCAAGGGCCCGCTCTCTTCCTACCTCAAGGGCGGAGTCAAAAAGGCGGTCGAGTACCTGACCGATTTCAGCGACCGTGCGGTGTCCGAAACGGCACGCAAGCACAAGGCGGACGGCGTGATCTGCGGCCACGTGCATCGCCCCGAGCAACGTCTTATCGGCCCGATTTGGTACATCAACGATGGCGACTGGGTACACAGTTGCACGGCGGTCGCGGAGGACCGCAACGGCGTGCTCGCGCTGCTGCGATGGGACCGCGGGCACGGCCGGCAGGCCGCGTCCGATTCTTTGGCGGAGGCCGCGCTATCATGA
- a CDS encoding family 1 glycosylhydrolase: MKFPSGFLWGTATAAHQVEGGNINCDSWLLEHLEDTIYTESSGDACDHYHRYADDMALLAKLGFNAYRFSVEWARIEPEEGEFSLAQLEHYRRMLAACRDNGLKAVVTLHHFTSPRWLAARGGWESRETARLFARYCERIVGHLGDLIDVACTLNELNLGVFLHQTGILHSDETVLRSPMRAAAARALGVEPRKFSSFPFCVRARSRDVLLEAHRLGVHALRSGPGKFMVGMTLAMRDMQALAGGTHARDRDRREAEDIFLEAARHDDFIGVQSYARQRYGPEGMLPPESGVEFTQMGYEFWPEALEATIRYASAATELPVIVTENGVATDDDTRRVAFIKRAIAGVARCVGDNIDVRGYFYWSTFDNFEWLFGYHPKFGLIAVDRETQRRTVKPSAEWLGRIARANEI, translated from the coding sequence ATGAAATTTCCGAGCGGGTTTCTATGGGGCACGGCGACGGCGGCGCATCAGGTCGAGGGCGGGAACATAAACTGCGATTCGTGGCTGCTCGAGCATCTCGAGGACACCATCTATACGGAATCTTCCGGCGACGCCTGCGATCATTACCATCGCTACGCCGACGACATGGCGCTGCTGGCCAAGCTCGGCTTCAACGCCTATCGCTTCTCGGTCGAGTGGGCGCGCATCGAGCCCGAAGAGGGCGAGTTTTCGCTGGCGCAGCTCGAACACTACCGGCGGATGCTCGCGGCGTGCCGCGACAACGGGCTCAAGGCGGTCGTCACGCTCCACCATTTCACCTCCCCGCGATGGCTGGCGGCGCGCGGCGGATGGGAATCGCGCGAGACCGCGCGGCTGTTCGCGCGCTACTGCGAACGCATCGTCGGCCACCTCGGCGACCTGATCGACGTCGCCTGCACGCTCAACGAACTCAACCTTGGCGTCTTCCTGCACCAGACCGGCATCCTACACAGTGACGAGACCGTGTTGCGCTCGCCGATGCGGGCAGCGGCGGCGCGCGCGCTCGGCGTCGAGCCGAGGAAGTTTTCGAGCTTTCCGTTCTGCGTGCGCGCCCGCTCGCGCGACGTCCTGCTCGAGGCGCATCGCCTCGGCGTGCATGCGCTGCGCTCGGGGCCGGGGAAGTTCATGGTCGGGATGACGCTCGCGATGAGAGACATGCAGGCGCTCGCAGGGGGAACGCACGCTCGCGACCGCGACCGCCGCGAAGCCGAGGACATATTTCTCGAGGCGGCGCGGCACGACGATTTCATCGGCGTGCAGAGCTACGCCCGCCAGCGCTATGGCCCGGAGGGGATGCTGCCGCCGGAAAGCGGCGTCGAATTCACCCAAATGGGCTACGAATTCTGGCCCGAAGCGCTCGAGGCGACGATTCGCTATGCCAGCGCCGCCACTGAGCTGCCGGTCATCGTGACCGAAAACGGCGTCGCCACCGATGACGATACGCGCAGGGTCGCATTCATCAAGCGCGCGATAGCCGGTGTCGCGCGATGCGTCGGCGACAATATCGACGTGCGCGGCTACTTCTACTGGTCCACCTTCGACAACTTCGAATGGCTCTTCGGCTACCATCCTAAATTCGGCCTGATCGCGGTCGATCGCGAGACGCAGCGGCGCACGGTCAAGCCGAGTGCCGAATGGCTGGGGCGCATCGCGCGCGCCAACGAAATCTGA